From the Salinimicrobium tongyeongense genome, one window contains:
- a CDS encoding T9SS type B sorting domain-containing protein has product MKVFSFLVFLLFAGNAFSQLGFCPGSKGDAIFHEDFSSGTLPAGTTSYPRVSGDPQDGYYTISGTIGQGIQDWHSSLPNTTLSNGNALIVNADDKNAGLFFRREISGLCEATTYEFSAYLMNILSPARTSCANGGIPINVKFQIWDKTDTFLLAEGDTGDIHSSNSPYWEQFALTFQSQAGQDLVILKMYNNGIGGCGNDLAIDDIIFRSCGDLTKVTSAATPGSTLEVCEPAAPVSVQLTATPDHSVYNTHAFQWQESFDESNWQDIPGQTNNVYTSPQIHTTRYYRVKVAESSVNLNSNLCSSVSEPFAVNIVKTPLAPVSGGNKKICDGEAFPSLVVSTANDELVTWYNSATGGVEVATGNTFVPAAAGTYYAEAAKTGFNCIPGPRTPVTLQVFPAPQPKHETLLLCTGSPTQLAATPGNFTYTWSTGAVGMTISVTQPGNYSVSLTNSNGCSAVSTFEVTAVNLAEISKVTSEASSVIIKTANPGEFEFSLDGVNFQQSNIFQNIPGGIYTAYVRDLEGCKTVSEEFPHLVVPQFITPNSDGFNDSFELKGVEYFSSSEIRIFDRYGKLLAAGSGATFSWNGLHNGKELPSEDYWYQIFIEGFEPVKGHFSLKR; this is encoded by the coding sequence ATGAAGGTTTTCAGCTTTCTTGTTTTTCTTTTATTCGCCGGAAATGCCTTTTCCCAGCTCGGTTTTTGTCCCGGTAGTAAAGGCGATGCTATTTTTCATGAAGATTTTTCGTCTGGTACTTTACCAGCGGGAACCACAAGTTACCCGCGTGTTTCGGGAGATCCTCAGGACGGTTACTACACTATTTCAGGTACAATTGGTCAGGGAATTCAAGACTGGCATTCTTCTCTGCCCAACACCACATTGTCTAACGGCAATGCACTTATTGTTAATGCCGACGACAAGAATGCGGGGCTGTTTTTCCGCAGAGAAATATCGGGCTTATGTGAAGCCACTACTTATGAATTCTCTGCCTATCTGATGAATATTTTAAGCCCCGCTCGAACCAGCTGTGCCAACGGCGGGATTCCCATCAATGTGAAGTTCCAGATTTGGGATAAAACAGATACCTTTTTATTAGCCGAGGGAGATACGGGAGACATACATTCTTCGAACTCGCCCTACTGGGAGCAGTTTGCGCTGACTTTTCAATCACAGGCAGGGCAGGATCTGGTCATCCTCAAAATGTACAATAACGGAATTGGTGGCTGTGGGAACGATCTCGCCATTGATGATATAATCTTCAGGTCCTGCGGGGATCTCACAAAAGTAACCTCTGCCGCAACTCCCGGCAGCACTTTGGAGGTGTGCGAACCCGCTGCTCCCGTAAGTGTACAACTCACTGCCACACCAGATCATAGCGTGTACAACACCCACGCTTTTCAATGGCAGGAAAGCTTTGATGAAAGTAACTGGCAGGACATTCCCGGCCAAACAAACAATGTCTATACTTCTCCGCAGATTCATACCACCCGGTACTACAGGGTTAAAGTTGCCGAAAGTTCGGTTAACCTGAACAGTAATCTCTGTAGTTCGGTTTCTGAGCCTTTTGCCGTAAATATTGTAAAAACCCCTTTAGCACCGGTTAGTGGCGGGAATAAGAAAATATGCGACGGAGAAGCTTTTCCCTCGCTGGTGGTGAGTACGGCGAATGATGAGTTGGTAACCTGGTACAACAGTGCCACGGGGGGTGTTGAGGTGGCAACGGGAAATACTTTTGTGCCTGCAGCCGCCGGAACTTATTATGCCGAAGCCGCGAAAACCGGCTTTAACTGCATTCCCGGGCCCCGCACGCCGGTGACTTTACAGGTTTTTCCTGCGCCCCAGCCCAAACATGAAACCCTGTTGTTATGTACCGGCAGCCCGACTCAACTCGCTGCCACCCCCGGAAATTTCACCTATACCTGGAGCACAGGTGCCGTGGGCATGACAATTTCTGTGACACAACCCGGTAATTATTCGGTAAGCCTTACAAATTCCAACGGGTGCAGTGCCGTGAGCACATTTGAAGTTACTGCGGTTAATCTTGCCGAAATTTCCAAAGTTACTTCGGAAGCCAGTAGCGTTATCATAAAAACAGCGAACCCCGGGGAATTTGAATTTTCTCTCGATGGGGTCAACTTTCAGCAGTCGAATATTTTTCAGAATATCCCCGGCGGAATTTATACGGCTTATGTTCGGGATCTCGAGGGATGTAAGACTGTTTCTGAAGAATTCCCTCATCTTGTCGTCCCTCAGTTCATCACCCCCAACAGTGATGGTTTCAATGATAGTTTTGAACTAAAAGGCGTTGAATATTTCAGCAGTTCAGAGATCAGGATTTTTGACAGGTACGGGAAGTTACTGGCTGCCGGAAGCGGGGCCACGTTTTCATGGAACGGGCTTCACAATGGAAAGGAATTGCCTTCAGAAGACTACTGGTACCAGATTTTTATTGAGGGTTTTGAGCCTGTAAAAGGGCATTTTTCATTAAAACGTTAA
- a CDS encoding PorP/SprF family type IX secretion system membrane protein yields the protein MIFGALLHFRESAAQEIIPTYSDYLTDNLFLLHPSLAGAALTNQLRLTARQQWFDVDDAPGMQSLTINGRMGNKEGVGAILFNDQNGNFSKSGVYGAFAYHLRLPAGDLQLHRLSFGISAGVIQHRLDPSGFTQPDPLLGQEKISVSYANMDVGMSYFNKDLYVHVTAKNLLPVKEELFNSTGIASNLRRYYLTAGYIISPAYDWFIEPSAMLQLVEDTSEKIADVNLKAYRNFELGQIWAGLSYRQGLVKMEGDLENPRYFTPFAGVEYRKFLVGYTYSRQFNEVVFSNSGFHQITLGYNFGAPRTRYHCGCPAIN from the coding sequence GTGATCTTTGGGGCTTTACTTCATTTCCGGGAAAGTGCAGCCCAGGAGATCATTCCTACTTATTCAGATTATCTTACAGACAATCTTTTCCTGTTGCATCCTTCGCTTGCGGGTGCGGCACTTACCAATCAGCTGCGGTTAACAGCCAGGCAGCAGTGGTTTGATGTTGATGATGCCCCGGGAATGCAAAGCCTTACGATCAATGGCCGAATGGGCAATAAAGAAGGTGTTGGTGCCATTCTTTTCAATGACCAGAACGGCAATTTTTCTAAATCGGGCGTTTATGGTGCCTTCGCTTATCATTTACGGCTGCCTGCGGGAGATTTGCAGTTGCATAGACTGAGTTTTGGGATTAGCGCAGGGGTAATTCAACACCGCCTTGACCCGTCTGGGTTTACGCAGCCCGATCCCCTTTTAGGGCAGGAGAAAATTTCGGTGAGCTATGCGAATATGGATGTGGGAATGTCATATTTCAATAAAGATCTTTATGTGCATGTCACTGCAAAGAATCTTTTGCCAGTAAAAGAAGAACTTTTCAACAGTACGGGGATTGCCAGTAATCTACGTCGGTATTATTTAACTGCCGGTTACATCATCTCCCCGGCATACGATTGGTTTATTGAGCCTTCGGCCATGTTGCAGCTCGTTGAAGACACTTCGGAAAAAATTGCGGATGTCAACCTGAAGGCTTACCGCAATTTTGAACTGGGACAAATATGGGCCGGCCTGTCTTACCGGCAGGGGCTCGTTAAAATGGAAGGAGACCTGGAAAACCCGAGATATTTTACTCCTTTTGCAGGGGTGGAATACCGAAAATTCTTAGTTGGTTACACTTATTCCCGGCAGTTCAATGAGGTGGTTTTTAGCAACAGCGGCTTTCATCAAATCACGCTTGGTTATAATTTTGGAGCCCCGCGCACCCGGTATCACTGTGGCTGCCCGGCCATTAACTAA
- the lysS gene encoding lysine--tRNA ligase, whose protein sequence is MHLSEQELIRREKLDSLRKLNIDPYPAALYPVDHTTSEIKAEFEEDKKVIIAGRLMSRRIQGKASFAEIQDSTGRIQVYFNRDEICPGDDKSKYNDIYKKLLDIGDFIGIEGKLFKTQVGEKTVMVENFTLLSKSLKPLPLPKTDKEGKTYDEFNDPELRYRQRYADLVVNPKVKEIFVKRTKLFNAMRNFFNDKGYFEVETPILQSIPGGAAARPFITHHNALDIPLYLRIANELYLKKLIVGGFDGVYEFSKNFRNEGMDRTHNPEFTAMEIYVAYKDYNWMMEFTENLLEHCAVAVNGTTEATFGKHQVDFKAPYARVTMTDAIKKFTGFDITGKSEKELFEAAKGMGIEVDETMGKGKLIDEIFGEKCEGNFIQPTFITDYPKEMSPLCKEHRENPELTERFELMVCGKEIANAYSELNDPIDQRNRFEEQLKLSEKGDDEAMFIDNDFLRALEYGMPPTSGLGIGMDRLIMFLTNKQSIQEVLFFPQMKPEKKAATPKPEDFIKIGVPQEWVDTVMHEFGTVAKLQENKPTQVHQKLNGLRKKNKLPVSALQLEEVEKWF, encoded by the coding sequence ATGCATTTATCTGAACAGGAACTCATTCGCCGGGAGAAACTCGATTCCCTGCGAAAACTGAATATCGACCCTTATCCCGCGGCCCTTTATCCCGTTGATCATACTACTTCGGAAATTAAAGCTGAATTTGAAGAGGACAAGAAGGTGATCATTGCCGGAAGACTTATGTCTAGAAGAATACAGGGAAAGGCTTCTTTTGCTGAAATTCAGGACTCCACCGGAAGGATTCAGGTTTATTTTAACCGTGACGAGATTTGCCCGGGAGACGATAAAAGCAAGTATAACGACATTTATAAAAAACTGCTCGATATTGGCGATTTCATTGGGATTGAAGGCAAGCTTTTCAAGACACAGGTAGGAGAAAAGACTGTAATGGTCGAAAATTTTACCCTTTTGAGCAAGTCTTTAAAACCTCTTCCGCTTCCAAAGACCGACAAAGAAGGAAAAACCTATGACGAGTTTAACGATCCCGAACTGCGTTACCGCCAGCGTTACGCCGATTTGGTGGTGAACCCCAAAGTAAAGGAGATCTTTGTAAAAAGGACAAAGTTGTTCAACGCCATGCGCAACTTCTTTAACGACAAAGGTTACTTTGAGGTGGAGACCCCAATTCTTCAATCAATTCCGGGGGGAGCGGCTGCGCGGCCTTTCATCACGCATCACAACGCGCTCGATATTCCGCTTTACCTTCGCATTGCCAACGAGCTTTATTTAAAAAAGCTTATCGTGGGTGGTTTTGACGGGGTGTATGAGTTTTCCAAAAACTTCAGAAATGAAGGAATGGATCGCACGCACAACCCAGAATTTACTGCAATGGAGATCTATGTAGCTTATAAGGACTACAACTGGATGATGGAGTTTACCGAAAATCTCCTGGAACACTGCGCTGTTGCCGTAAACGGAACTACCGAAGCCACTTTTGGAAAACACCAGGTAGATTTTAAAGCCCCTTACGCCCGGGTAACCATGACCGATGCCATTAAAAAATTCACCGGATTTGACATTACAGGCAAGTCTGAAAAAGAACTTTTTGAAGCCGCAAAAGGCATGGGCATTGAGGTTGATGAAACCATGGGCAAAGGAAAGCTCATAGACGAGATCTTTGGCGAGAAATGTGAGGGCAACTTCATACAGCCTACGTTCATTACAGATTATCCAAAAGAAATGAGTCCGCTTTGTAAGGAACACCGCGAAAATCCGGAACTTACCGAGAGATTTGAGCTTATGGTCTGCGGAAAAGAGATTGCAAACGCTTATTCTGAATTGAACGATCCAATAGATCAGCGCAACAGGTTCGAGGAGCAGCTGAAGCTTTCTGAAAAAGGCGACGATGAGGCAATGTTCATTGACAATGACTTTTTACGCGCCCTGGAATACGGAATGCCACCAACTTCGGGCCTTGGTATAGGAATGGACAGGTTGATCATGTTCCTTACCAACAAACAATCTATACAGGAAGTACTTTTCTTCCCCCAAATGAAGCCCGAAAAGAAAGCAGCCACGCCAAAACCCGAAGATTTTATCAAAATCGGGGTGCCGCAGGAGTGGGTTGATACGGTAATGCACGAATTTGGTACGGTTGCCAAACTTCAGGAGAACAAACCCACCCAGGTACATCAAAAACTCAACGGCCTGCGCAAAAAAAATAAACTTCCCGTCTCTGCCCTGCAGCTGGAAGAGGTAGAAAAGTGGTTCTAA
- a CDS encoding YqaE/Pmp3 family membrane protein, translating into MSLWRVILSILFPPLAVIDRGCGSILIVLILTLLGWVPGVIAALIILNNNKGR; encoded by the coding sequence ATGAGTCTTTGGAGAGTAATATTGTCAATTCTTTTTCCACCCCTGGCTGTGATAGACAGAGGTTGTGGGTCTATTCTTATTGTGCTTATCCTTACGCTTTTAGGCTGGGTGCCGGGAGTGATTGCCGCACTCATCATCCTGAATAACAACAAAGGCAGGTAA
- the lipB gene encoding lipoyl(octanoyl) transferase LipB, protein MNRNIEFEELGQRDYKEIWEYQEKLFQRILDQKIANRREGTEKPTKNHLLFVEHPHVYTLGKSGDISHLLINEEQLGQKNATFYKINRGGDITYHGPGQIVGYPILDLENFFSDIHKYLRLLEETIILTLKEYGIKAGRSKGETGVWLDSETPFARKICAMGVRASRWVTMHGFAFNVNTDLGYFDNIIPCGIKGKAVTSLNVELGVKEVPLEEVKQKIKKHFSALFEAVLV, encoded by the coding sequence TTGAACAGAAATATTGAATTTGAGGAGTTAGGGCAGCGGGATTATAAAGAGATATGGGAGTACCAGGAAAAACTGTTCCAGCGAATCCTCGACCAGAAGATTGCCAACCGCAGGGAAGGAACTGAAAAGCCGACTAAAAACCACCTGCTTTTTGTAGAACACCCCCACGTTTATACCCTCGGAAAAAGCGGTGATATATCGCACCTTCTTATCAACGAAGAACAACTGGGGCAAAAAAATGCCACCTTTTACAAGATCAACAGGGGCGGGGATATTACTTACCATGGTCCGGGGCAAATTGTGGGCTACCCGATACTTGATCTCGAAAATTTCTTTTCAGACATCCATAAATACTTAAGGCTTCTTGAGGAAACAATAATTCTCACTCTTAAAGAGTACGGGATCAAAGCAGGCCGCAGTAAAGGGGAAACAGGAGTGTGGCTGGATAGCGAAACCCCTTTTGCCCGTAAAATCTGCGCTATGGGGGTACGAGCCAGCCGCTGGGTTACCATGCACGGCTTTGCCTTTAACGTAAATACCGATCTTGGCTATTTTGACAATATTATTCCCTGCGGAATTAAAGGAAAGGCCGTGACGTCATTAAATGTAGAGCTGGGGGTGAAGGAAGTCCCGCTAGAGGAGGTGAAGCAGAAAATAAAGAAGCATTTTTCTGCCCTTTTTGAAGCGGTGTTGGTTTAA
- a CDS encoding ribonuclease HII, translating into MLAKSFSKLPLECGTDEAGRGCLAGPVTAAAVILPKNFRNKIINDSKQLNALSRNKLQKIIREKAVCYSVQHIYMEEIDEINILNASIRAMHKCIENLNPVPEFIIVDGNRFKNYKEVPHECIIKGDGKFLSIAAASILAKTYRDEFMTRIHEEYPMYNWKQNKGYPTIEHREAIKKYGVTKYHRKSFKLLPEQLELSL; encoded by the coding sequence ATGTTAGCAAAGAGCTTTTCTAAACTTCCACTAGAATGCGGCACAGATGAAGCCGGCAGGGGTTGCCTTGCAGGGCCGGTAACTGCGGCTGCCGTTATCCTACCTAAAAATTTCCGGAATAAGATCATCAATGACTCAAAGCAGCTCAATGCACTTTCCAGAAATAAATTACAGAAAATCATCAGGGAAAAGGCAGTCTGTTATTCGGTGCAACATATTTATATGGAAGAAATAGACGAAATCAACATCCTAAACGCCTCTATCAGGGCAATGCATAAATGTATAGAAAACCTGAACCCAGTACCCGAATTCATTATCGTAGACGGCAACAGGTTCAAGAACTATAAAGAAGTTCCGCACGAGTGTATTATAAAAGGAGACGGCAAATTTCTAAGTATTGCAGCAGCGTCAATTTTAGCCAAGACTTACAGAGACGAATTCATGACCAGGATTCACGAAGAATATCCCATGTACAACTGGAAACAAAATAAAGGCTACCCCACAATTGAACATCGCGAAGCCATCAAAAAATACGGAGTCACAAAATACCACCGCAAAAGCTTTAAGCTCCTGCCCGAGCAACTGGAACTTTCTCTTTAA
- a CDS encoding SusC/RagA family TonB-linked outer membrane protein has product MKRRLSGILTLLLVLVVQISFAQDRTIAGMVTDSEGLPLPGVNVLVKNTNRGTQTDFDGNYSIRASENEILVFSYLGFETIEYPIANLNTINVTLSPDAAELDEVIVQGYRTSTKEKSNIASITVSSESIENRPNASVVQTLSGQVAGLNISTNSGQPGAASVINLRGVNSINGNTQPLFLIDGIPVDESNFRSLNPQDIASISVLKDAGATAIYGNRGANGVVIIETKQGNFDSPLQISATSIISWNKLQDHDYDLNNAPEELGLENLYGSGRGASMSEEEIASAESADWLNHFFRTGITKNNTLNLSSGGERATQFTSLGFYDTQGILKGSDLKRFNFRNNITGKSDNDKFNYGSSFSINYSNSNEPSSIGTGGVNQNFVLGAFQALPYVLPSGYEEWAEAPVASFTATPYMLMDKLKYFRQADEEVKILGSFNANYNITDYLSASIVMSADYENEIYVQAVPSESFNIALFAETGNDNDGRQTQSSRRVFSYNQVASLNFNESWDKHTLDVGVFTEYFKAHLRSFGYTANGLFSKTFALGDGAGFISDNSQNDWYTDEAFATSRNAGLFSYFGQINYDYDTTYGLGATVRRDASYRFPDANKWGTFYSVSARWNINNEDFMDGSVFDILKLRASHGTAGNQRITGDTYFSGPDLGKSLFASGVGYGGENAIFLSQIGNPTLKWETVTQTNVGVDFEVFNRRLRGSFDAYWKKTEDLFQSMPVSAINATTGINTNIGSLTNQGYDVNLKYDVLRGGPGGFNLDVNFVGNYNKQEFVDLPSETGVIEDIGREGGKFGEIYVIRFAGVNPANGNVLFYTADGDVTETPNTDTDRVWTDKNIYPDYTGSFGINMDYKGFFIQSQFNYAVGGDRFDFDLAGYQDPSSIGTFRHNRDLARAWTPENRVTDIPSLTATNINTYTSDRYLRSTDHLRIRFLGVGYNVPNRFLEPTGFNQLRIFANAENLVTFSEWRGFDVEALQSAQWDYPTPRIISLGVELAF; this is encoded by the coding sequence ATGAAAAGAAGATTAAGTGGAATACTAACACTATTACTGGTGTTGGTGGTGCAAATTTCGTTTGCGCAAGACAGAACGATAGCCGGGATGGTTACCGATTCTGAAGGTTTGCCCTTACCTGGAGTTAACGTACTTGTTAAAAACACAAATAGAGGGACACAGACTGATTTCGATGGGAATTATAGTATTAGGGCTAGTGAGAATGAGATTCTTGTTTTTTCTTACCTTGGTTTTGAAACTATAGAATATCCTATTGCTAATCTTAATACAATTAATGTAACTCTAAGCCCTGATGCTGCCGAGCTTGATGAGGTTATTGTACAGGGTTATCGCACCTCGACAAAGGAGAAGTCTAATATTGCATCAATTACTGTTAGTTCGGAATCTATTGAGAATCGACCTAATGCCAGTGTTGTGCAGACTTTATCTGGACAAGTTGCGGGATTGAACATTTCTACAAACAGTGGTCAGCCAGGAGCGGCTTCTGTGATTAACCTTAGAGGTGTTAACTCTATCAATGGTAATACTCAGCCATTATTTCTTATCGACGGTATCCCTGTTGATGAAAGTAACTTTCGTAGTTTGAACCCTCAGGATATCGCATCGATCTCTGTGCTAAAAGATGCAGGTGCAACTGCTATCTACGGTAACCGTGGTGCTAACGGTGTGGTGATCATTGAAACTAAACAAGGGAATTTTGATTCTCCGTTACAAATCAGTGCTACATCCATTATAAGTTGGAATAAACTTCAAGATCATGATTATGACTTAAACAATGCACCAGAGGAGCTTGGATTAGAAAATCTTTACGGGTCAGGAAGAGGTGCTTCAATGAGTGAAGAAGAAATTGCTTCAGCTGAATCTGCAGATTGGCTTAACCATTTCTTCAGAACTGGTATTACTAAGAATAATACCCTTAATCTTTCTAGTGGTGGAGAAAGAGCTACTCAATTTACATCGCTTGGTTTCTATGATACTCAGGGAATCTTAAAAGGTTCAGATTTGAAGAGATTCAACTTTAGAAATAACATCACTGGAAAATCAGATAATGACAAGTTTAATTATGGATCTAGTTTTTCTATAAATTATTCTAATTCAAATGAACCTAGTAGTATTGGAACGGGTGGAGTAAACCAAAATTTTGTTTTGGGAGCTTTTCAAGCCTTGCCTTATGTGTTGCCTTCAGGATATGAAGAATGGGCTGAGGCACCTGTAGCATCTTTTACCGCGACTCCATATATGTTAATGGATAAATTAAAGTACTTCAGACAGGCTGATGAAGAAGTAAAAATATTAGGAAGTTTTAATGCTAATTATAATATCACCGACTATTTGTCTGCTAGTATTGTAATGAGTGCAGATTATGAAAATGAAATTTATGTTCAGGCGGTTCCTTCAGAGTCTTTTAACATCGCTCTTTTTGCTGAAACAGGTAATGACAATGATGGCCGGCAGACTCAGAGCAGCCGTAGGGTGTTTAGTTACAACCAGGTAGCCTCTCTTAACTTTAATGAGTCCTGGGATAAGCATACTCTTGATGTAGGAGTATTTACAGAGTATTTCAAAGCTCACCTAAGAAGTTTTGGCTACACAGCTAACGGTTTATTCTCAAAAACTTTTGCTTTGGGAGACGGTGCTGGTTTTATTAGTGATAACTCTCAAAATGACTGGTATACTGATGAAGCATTTGCTACTAGCAGAAATGCAGGGCTTTTCTCCTATTTTGGTCAAATAAACTATGATTATGATACTACCTATGGTTTAGGTGCGACAGTGAGACGTGATGCTTCTTATAGATTCCCGGATGCCAATAAATGGGGGACTTTCTATTCTGTTTCCGCAAGATGGAACATTAATAATGAAGATTTTATGGATGGCTCTGTTTTTGATATTCTTAAACTACGTGCATCTCATGGTACTGCCGGAAACCAAAGAATTACAGGAGATACATATTTCTCAGGTCCAGATTTAGGGAAGAGTTTATTTGCTTCTGGTGTTGGATATGGAGGAGAGAATGCAATTTTCCTTAGTCAAATTGGAAACCCTACCCTTAAGTGGGAAACTGTGACACAAACGAATGTTGGTGTTGATTTTGAAGTTTTCAACAGGAGGTTGAGAGGGTCTTTTGATGCTTATTGGAAAAAAACAGAAGATTTGTTCCAGAGTATGCCAGTTTCAGCAATTAATGCTACAACCGGTATTAATACAAACATTGGTTCTTTAACAAACCAGGGGTATGATGTGAACCTTAAATATGATGTTCTAAGAGGTGGTCCTGGAGGATTTAATTTGGATGTGAATTTCGTAGGGAATTATAACAAACAAGAATTCGTTGATCTTCCAAGTGAAACTGGAGTAATTGAAGACATTGGACGTGAAGGTGGAAAGTTTGGAGAAATTTATGTTATTAGATTTGCAGGTGTGAACCCAGCTAATGGAAATGTGTTGTTTTATACAGCAGACGGAGATGTTACAGAAACTCCTAATACTGATACCGATAGAGTGTGGACTGATAAAAACATTTATCCTGATTATACTGGAAGTTTTGGTATAAACATGGATTACAAAGGTTTCTTTATACAGTCTCAGTTTAACTATGCCGTAGGTGGGGATAGATTTGATTTTGATCTTGCGGGTTATCAGGATCCCTCTAGTATAGGTACCTTTAGACATAACAGAGACTTGGCTAGAGCATGGACTCCAGAAAATAGGGTGACTGATATTCCTTCTCTTACAGCGACTAATATTAACACTTATACTTCTGATAGGTATTTGCGAAGTACAGATCACTTAAGGATCAGGTTTTTAGGTGTCGGGTATAATGTTCCAAATAGATTTTTAGAACCTACTGGTTTTAATCAATTAAGAATATTCGCCAACGCTGAGAATTTAGTTACTTTTTCTGAATGGAGGGGATTTGATGTAGAGGCTTTACAGAGTGCTCAATGGGATTACCCAACACCAAGAATTATTTCATTGGGAGTAGAATTAGCTTTTTAA
- a CDS encoding RagB/SusD family nutrient uptake outer membrane protein, whose product MKKLNLIYVVGLLFFFGSCDDAIEIDQPGRLPAEQAYENVNDLELGLTGVYAQFDLNPEIYFTTIWTDEVSIDAPENGGQGQSDYGFVLNPSSAGPAVIWTSNYAAINAVNRVIEGAQGIEPSEGQQEKYNSILGQAYALRAFFYFQLQSYFTTDYADDSALGVPLVDYVPSINDEAVLRSTNGEIFAFIKDDLNKAEDLLVEESNATFVSQDFVTALRARMAAYRENYPDAATYASELLEDYAIADSLEYENIWEDEGNTEIIFELERTIGDNYDQQGASGSPAGAGYVGVNWAFTGPGPDGGVYYVMSQSLLNELNPADVRFNVLLHPESTTEVPVIDKYSGSESQPLMNDLKVFRASEMLLILAEAYVAMDRLEDAAALIKQLRDLRLGADTQIPVYASKTEAFGAILDERRIELAYEGHRYKDLKRLGERGNRGIERAPADCAVNNACSLDVTDYRFTFPIPIVELTATPELREQQNPGY is encoded by the coding sequence ATGAAAAAATTAAATCTAATTTATGTTGTCGGTCTTCTGTTCTTCTTTGGAAGTTGTGATGATGCGATAGAAATTGATCAACCGGGACGTTTACCGGCAGAACAAGCGTATGAAAATGTTAATGACCTTGAACTTGGATTAACAGGGGTTTACGCACAATTTGATCTTAACCCGGAAATCTATTTCACTACTATCTGGACAGACGAGGTGAGTATTGATGCACCGGAAAATGGAGGGCAGGGACAGTCGGATTATGGTTTCGTTTTAAATCCTTCGTCTGCTGGCCCAGCTGTGATTTGGACAAGTAATTATGCCGCTATTAACGCGGTTAACAGGGTAATTGAAGGAGCACAAGGTATTGAGCCGTCAGAGGGTCAACAAGAGAAATATAATAGTATTCTTGGTCAGGCTTATGCGCTTCGTGCATTTTTCTACTTCCAGTTACAGTCTTATTTCACAACTGATTATGCTGATGATTCAGCTCTAGGTGTGCCTTTAGTTGATTATGTGCCGTCGATTAATGATGAAGCTGTTCTTAGAAGTACAAATGGAGAAATTTTTGCTTTTATTAAAGATGATTTAAATAAAGCTGAAGACCTTCTGGTTGAGGAGTCAAATGCAACTTTTGTGAGTCAGGATTTTGTTACTGCCTTACGTGCTCGTATGGCTGCATACCGTGAGAATTATCCTGACGCTGCTACCTATGCTTCAGAATTGTTAGAAGACTACGCAATAGCCGATTCTTTAGAGTATGAAAATATTTGGGAGGATGAAGGAAATACTGAAATTATTTTTGAACTGGAACGTACAATTGGTGATAACTATGACCAACAGGGAGCTTCAGGAAGTCCTGCCGGTGCCGGTTATGTTGGAGTTAATTGGGCATTTACAGGTCCTGGACCAGACGGGGGAGTTTATTATGTAATGAGTCAGTCTTTATTAAATGAATTAAATCCTGCTGATGTACGTTTTAATGTTTTGCTTCATCCCGAGTCAACGACAGAGGTTCCGGTAATTGATAAATATTCTGGTTCTGAATCTCAACCGTTGATGAATGATTTGAAAGTTTTCAGAGCATCTGAAATGTTGTTAATTCTTGCAGAGGCATATGTTGCTATGGATCGGTTAGAAGATGCTGCTGCTCTTATTAAGCAATTAAGAGACTTAAGATTAGGCGCTGATACTCAGATACCAGTTTATGCAAGTAAGACTGAAGCTTTTGGTGCTATTCTGGACGAAAGAAGAATTGAGTTAGCTTATGAAGGACACCGGTATAAGGACCTTAAGAGATTAGGTGAGCGTGGTAACAGAGGAATAGAAAGAGCTCCGGCAGATTGTGCTGTTAATAATGCATGTTCTTTAGATGTCACAGACTACAGGTTTACTTTTCCAATTCCAATCGTTGAATTAACAGCGACACCTGAATTGAGAGAACAACAAAATCCAGGTTATTAA